From one Rhodamnia argentea isolate NSW1041297 chromosome 1, ASM2092103v1, whole genome shotgun sequence genomic stretch:
- the LOC115745311 gene encoding 50S ribosomal protein L22-like, producing MAWRTQLRTLMCHVGERLEINGHAATGFSCSRLLSSSAPGGASNLQRLWESPSANILRPLYQYLQQAGISSSRKLLADSSDTAPISSPLTPMLPLSSGTGESQKVVSKPSKVQAVLKGIKQSPKKVNLVAALVRGMRVEDALLQLQVTVKRAAKTVYQVIHSARANASHNHGLDPEKLLVAEAFVGKGFYQKRISYHSKGRCGIKVRPECRLTVVVREVTAEEEAEIAKLRVSNFRKLTKRESRLVPHKLIESTPIWNRKGKAGKNESSAMAA from the exons ATGGCTTGGCGGACACAGTTACGAACCTTAATGTGCCATGTCGGGGAAAGACTGGAGATTAATGGCCATGCAGCTACCGGCTTCTCTTGTTCCCGTCTGCTGTCTTCTTCTGCACCTG GTGGCGCCTCCAATTTACAGAGACTCTGGGAATCTCCTTCTGCAAACATCCTAAGACCGCTATACCAATATCTTCAACAGGCG GGGATTTCTAGTTCAAGAAAGCTCCTGGCTGATTCATCTGACACAGCTCCTATTTCTTCTCCATTAACTCCTATGTTGCCACTAAGCAGTGGAACAGGTGAAAGTCAGAAAGTGGTTTCTAAGCCTTCAAAAGTTCAAGCAGTATTGAAAGGCATAAAGCAG AGTCCTAAGAAGGTCAATTTGGTCGCTGCTTTGGTTCGTGGAATGCGTGTTGAAGATGCATTGTTGCAATTGCAAGTGACCGTAAAAAGAGCTGCAAAAACCGTCTACCAG GTTATTCACTCTGCTAGAGCAAATGCCTCGCACAACCATGGATTAGATCCCGAAAAACTTCTTGTTG CCGAGGCATTTGTAGGAAAGGGATTTTACCAGAAGAGAATTAGCTACCATTCAAAAGGAAGATGTGGAATCAAAGTGAGACCTGAGTGCCGCCTGACAGTAGTAGTGAGGGAGGTAACTGCCGAAGAAGAGGCTGAGATAGCAAAGCTGAGAGTAAGCAATTTCCGCAAGCTTACAAAGCGGGAAAGTCGGCTTGTTCCCCATAAGCTCATTGAGTCCACTCCAATCTGGAACCGTAAAGGCAAAGCTGGCAAGAATGAGTCGAGTGCGATGGCTGCATGA
- the LOC115745309 gene encoding uncharacterized protein At3g49140 isoform X2: MSIAAASSLSFGSSRYNLCHSECSTSCGIASTSSWMKHPLDGRRAVDFSSMRTLPFQWLPIGNELCLSRVSVAADYPDSLPDSSNYISDQGYHPLEELKPCKRTRDTKLTSAEIARTTVEACSSALLVFPGPVHCEPHEQISWAEFQYVVDDYGDIFFEIFDSENILEDRGATSPVNVFIGMDIPVYDNKKMADEYDMSDIGMTEISYEEDYLEVMETEVFDSAVDWGMPDPSILVHPLYFAKCLIKAVNTEYEKKMDNPSNGLSILGCLRPAFSDEESYLRKLFQSEDADNHNLDWKDADVVTLASSDRKGCNSIIYRLEILRIELFSVYGSQCEIHLQDFLDAEPDVLVHSTSAILDRFSEKGIRCNVALKALCKRKGLHVEGANLIGVDSLGMDVRVYSGAEVRTHRFPFKTQATSEAAAEKQIQQLLFPRSRRKKLRTHGDGYRNPDPY, from the exons ATGTCGATTGCAGCTGCCTCCTCCCTCTCCTTCG GCTCGTCGCGTTACAATCTGTGCCATTCGGAATGCTCGACGTCTTGTGGTATCGCAAGCACGAGCAGCTGGATGAAACATCCCCTCGACGGGCGAAGGGCTGTGGATTTTTCTTCAATGAG AACGCTACCCTTCCAGTGGCTGCCAATAGGAAATGAGCTCTGCCTTTCGAGGGTTTCAGTTGCTGCTGATTACCCTGATTCTCTGCCTGATTCATCTAATTACATAAGCGACCAGGGTTACCATCCTCTCGAAGAGCTTAAACCTTGCAAGAGAACCCGCGACACTAAACTTACTTCAGCAGAAATTGCAAGGACAACTGTTGAG GCATGCAGTAGCGCTTTGCTAGTTTTCCCAGGGCCTGTACACTGTGAGCCCCATGAACAAATATCATGGGCAGAGTTTCAGTATGTTGTGGATGATTATGGAG ATatattctttgaaattttcgacAGCGAGAACATCCTAGAAGATCGTGGTGCAACTAGCCCCGTG AATGTATTCATCGGAATGGATATACCAGTTTATGATAACAAGAAGATGGCTGATGAGTACGATATGTCAGATATTGGTATGACTGAGATATCTTATGAAGAAGATTATCTTGAG GTAATGGAAACTGAAGTGTTCGATAGTGCAGTAGATTGGGGAATGCCAGATCCTTCTATCTTGGTCCATCCGCTTTATTTTGCCAAGTGCTTAATAAAG GCAGTCAATACGGAGTATGAAAAAAAGATGGACAATCCATCAAATGGCTTGTCCATTTTGGGATGCCTCAGACCTGCTTTTTCTGATGAAGAATCTTATCTGAGAAAGCTCTTTCAAAGTGAGGATGCCGATAACCACAACTTGGACTGGAAAG ATGCTGATGTCGTTACCTTGGCTTCAAGCGACAGGAAAGGCTGTAACTCGATAATTTATAGGTTAGAGATTTTGAGAATAGAGCTGTTCTCAGTGTATGGTTCTCAG TGCGAAATTCATTTGCAAGATTTTCTAGATGCTGAGCCCGATGTCCTTGTACACTCCACGTCAGCAATTCTAGACCGCTTTAGCGAGAAAGGAATTAGGTGCAATGTTGCCCTGAAAGCTCTCTGCAAAAGGAAGGGGCTTCATGTGGAG GGAGCTAATCTAATTGGAGTTGACAGTCTGGGCATGGATGTCAGAGTTTATTCTGGAGCCGAAGTACGAACACACCGTTTTCCTTTCAAAACTCAG GCCACATCGGAGGCTGCAGCAGAGAAGCAGATTCAGCAACTATTATTCCCGAGGTCACGGAGGAAAAAGTTGAGAACTCATGGTGATGGATATAGGAATCCCGACCCTTACTAG
- the LOC115745309 gene encoding uncharacterized protein At3g49140 isoform X1 translates to MSIAAASSLSFGSSRYNLCHSECSTSCGIASTSSWMKHPLDGRRAVDFSSMRTLPFQWLPIGNELCLSRVSVAADYPDSLPDSSNYISDQGYHPLEELKPCKRTRDTKLTSAEIARTTVEACSSALLVFPGPVHCEPHEQISWAEFQYVVDDYGDIFFEIFDSENILEDRGATSPVNVFIGMDIPVYDNKKMADEYDMSDIGMTEISYEEDYLEVMETEVFDSAVDWGMPDPSILVHPLYFAKCLIKAVNTEYEKKMDNPSNGLSILGCLRPAFSDEESYLRKLFQSEDADNHNLDWKDADVVTLASSDRKGCNSIIYRLEILRIELFSVYGSQCEIHLQDFLDAEPDVLVHSTSAILDRFSEKGIRCNVALKALCKRKGLHVEGANLIGVDSLGMDVRVYSGAEVRTHRFPFKTQPLGASASVPRCTHVHTGGEREMHKPHMSLTNEVRPHRRLQQRSRFSNYYSRGHGGKS, encoded by the exons ATGTCGATTGCAGCTGCCTCCTCCCTCTCCTTCG GCTCGTCGCGTTACAATCTGTGCCATTCGGAATGCTCGACGTCTTGTGGTATCGCAAGCACGAGCAGCTGGATGAAACATCCCCTCGACGGGCGAAGGGCTGTGGATTTTTCTTCAATGAG AACGCTACCCTTCCAGTGGCTGCCAATAGGAAATGAGCTCTGCCTTTCGAGGGTTTCAGTTGCTGCTGATTACCCTGATTCTCTGCCTGATTCATCTAATTACATAAGCGACCAGGGTTACCATCCTCTCGAAGAGCTTAAACCTTGCAAGAGAACCCGCGACACTAAACTTACTTCAGCAGAAATTGCAAGGACAACTGTTGAG GCATGCAGTAGCGCTTTGCTAGTTTTCCCAGGGCCTGTACACTGTGAGCCCCATGAACAAATATCATGGGCAGAGTTTCAGTATGTTGTGGATGATTATGGAG ATatattctttgaaattttcgacAGCGAGAACATCCTAGAAGATCGTGGTGCAACTAGCCCCGTG AATGTATTCATCGGAATGGATATACCAGTTTATGATAACAAGAAGATGGCTGATGAGTACGATATGTCAGATATTGGTATGACTGAGATATCTTATGAAGAAGATTATCTTGAG GTAATGGAAACTGAAGTGTTCGATAGTGCAGTAGATTGGGGAATGCCAGATCCTTCTATCTTGGTCCATCCGCTTTATTTTGCCAAGTGCTTAATAAAG GCAGTCAATACGGAGTATGAAAAAAAGATGGACAATCCATCAAATGGCTTGTCCATTTTGGGATGCCTCAGACCTGCTTTTTCTGATGAAGAATCTTATCTGAGAAAGCTCTTTCAAAGTGAGGATGCCGATAACCACAACTTGGACTGGAAAG ATGCTGATGTCGTTACCTTGGCTTCAAGCGACAGGAAAGGCTGTAACTCGATAATTTATAGGTTAGAGATTTTGAGAATAGAGCTGTTCTCAGTGTATGGTTCTCAG TGCGAAATTCATTTGCAAGATTTTCTAGATGCTGAGCCCGATGTCCTTGTACACTCCACGTCAGCAATTCTAGACCGCTTTAGCGAGAAAGGAATTAGGTGCAATGTTGCCCTGAAAGCTCTCTGCAAAAGGAAGGGGCTTCATGTGGAG GGAGCTAATCTAATTGGAGTTGACAGTCTGGGCATGGATGTCAGAGTTTATTCTGGAGCCGAAGTACGAACACACCGTTTTCCTTTCAAAACTCAG CCGCTAGGAGCATCTGCAAGTGTGCCAAGGTGCACGCATGTGCATacagggggggagagagagatgcataAGCCTCATATGTCATTAACTAATGAAGTAAG GCCACATCGGAGGCTGCAGCAGAGAAGCAGATTCAGCAACTATTATTCCCGAGGTCACGGAGGAAAAAGTTGA
- the LOC115745243 gene encoding non-specific lipid transfer protein GPI-anchored 22-like — protein sequence MSSSPWLTAMVAITTMLANGVSSDMARDKQECAAQLANLSPCIPFVGGDAKAPPLACCVNLRKDVDETSRCLCMLVRDRDEPGLGFKLNATLALALPSICHAPANVSNCPALLHLDPNSPEAQVFEQFADPPIAGSIYGDQSSLVSSSDPAKRPRRIGVAFLLLINTAVHMLWDGFACRCFPSFFPK from the exons ATGAGCTCATCACCTTGGCTTACGGCGATGGTCGCGATCACGACGATGCTCGCCAATGGCGTGAGCTCGGACATGGCGAGAGACAAGCAAGAGTGCGCGGCCCAGCTGGCCAATCTCTCGCCATGCATACCCTTCGTCGGTGGCGACGCCAAAGCTCCACCCCTGGCATGCTGCGTGAACCTGAGAAAGGACGTGGACGAGACAAGCAGGTGCCTGTGCATGCTGGTCCGAGACCGGGACGAGCCGGGGCTCGGCTTCAAGCTCAACGCCACCCTCGCACTCGCCCTCCCTTCAATCTGCCATGCTCCGGCCAATGTCTCCAATTGCCCCG CTCTTCTGCATTTGGATCCCAACTCCCCAGAAGCTCAAGTTTTCGAGCAATTCGCAGACCCGCCAATCGCCGGGAGCATCTACG GAGATCAATCTAGCCTCGTCTCGAGCAGCGACCCGGCAAAACGACCCCGGCGTATCGGAGTTGCCTTCTTGCTCCTGATAAATACTGCTGTTCACATGTTGTGGGACGGATTTGCTTGCCGCTGCTTCCCCTCTTTCTTCCCCAAATGA
- the LOC115745264 gene encoding protein WHAT'S THIS FACTOR 9, mitochondrial has protein sequence MLLWLFVRTGEFNLFFSCRQGFRYQQKCSLVNVKLKWVKDWELDTVVSGERDLKAVNFLISLIASAPQCCLPVYHLSRSRGQLGLPHDLKLSTFIRRYPNIFHEFYTPDSGGTPVPWFHLTPEAHGLHQEELSVLQQNHTDVQNRLCKLLMLTSDRILPVQTIDQLKWDLGLPYNYQESLILKSPELFSLVRLHDDRTGVKLLFWDDHLAVSELQKNAALLQKEEDLKDGILSFPIRFTRGFGLKKKCTRWLEEWQSLPYTSPYSNASHLDPRTDISEKRIVGVFHELLHLTVKKKTERKNVSNLRKPLSLPQKFTKVFERHPGIFYISKKSDTQTVILREAFEGKRLLYEHPIVQFREKLASMMRKGLLDRSRGNYKSSGTGDLAEDAGVAISDDQQTSDQETDAFMFSDYDSDGTLDDPCQKTKGKSSRC, from the coding sequence ATGTTGCTCTGGTTATTCGTTAGGACTGGAGAGTTCAATCTCTTCTTTAGCTGCCGGCAGGGTTTTAGGTATCAACAGAAGTGTAGCCTGGTGAATGTGAAATTGAAGTGGGTGAAAGATTGGGAGCTTGACACTGTTGTTTCAGGGGAGAGGGACCTCAAAGCAGTGAACTTCCTTATTTCTCTTATTGCCTCTGCTCCGCAGTGTTGCCTCCCTGTGTACcacctctctcgctctcgtGGACAACTTGGCCTTCCCCATGATCTCAAGCTCTCCACGTTTATCAGGAGATACCCAAATATTTTTCACGAGTTTTATACTCCTGACAGTGGAGGGACTCCTGTTCCCTGGTTTCACTTGACACCTGAAGCCCATGGACTCCATCAGGAGGAACTCAGTGTTTTACAACAGAACCATACGGATGTCCAGAACAGGCTTTGCAAATTGCTTATGCTCACTAGTGATAGGATCCTCCCTGTACAAACTATTGACCAGTTGAAGTGGGATCTGGGGTTGCCCTATAATTATCAGGAATCCCTGATTTTAAAGAGTCCAGAATTGTTCTCTTTAGTCAGGCTCCATGATGATCGAACTGGCGTGAAACTTCTCTTTTGGGATGATCACCTAGCTGTATCTGAATTGCAGAAGAATGCTGCTTTACTGCAGAAGGAAGAAGATTTAAAAGACGGCATCCTATCTTTTCCGATTCGATTCACAAGAGGCTTTGGGTTAAAGAAAAAATGCACGAGGTGGCTAGAAGAATGGCAGAGCCTTCCTTATACTTCTCCTTACTCGAATGCGTCCCACTTGGATCCTCGTACTGACATATCAGAGAAAAGGATTGTTGGAGTCTTTCATGAGCTTCTACACCTCACTGTCAAGAAGAAAACAGAGCGGAAGAACGTAAGTAATCTTCGCAAGCCATTGAGTTTGCCCCAAAAGTTCACCAAGGTTTTTGAGCGCCATCCAGGAATCTTTTACATTTCAAAAAAGTCAGATACTCAGACTGTGATCCTTAGAGAGGCTTTTGAGGGAAAGCGTCTCTTGTACGAACACCCCATTGTACAATTCCGGGAAAAATTGGCAAGCATGATGAGGAAAGGGCTTCTAGACAGAAGCAGGGGCAATTACAAAAGTTCTGGCACTGGTGATCTGGCAGAGGATGCCGGCGTAGCAATCAGTGATGATCAACAAACTTCTGACCAAGAGACAGATGCGTTTATGTTTTCAGATTATGATTCAGATGGGACTTTGGACGATCCTtgtcaaaaaacaaaaggaaaatcctCCCGGTGCTAA
- the LOC115745263 gene encoding 2,3-dimethylmalate lyase, whose translation MVSSSVIGCGETTFSLLRSPSPPPPPSSLSSLHSSASTTAPPRSPCRIQLGRSIQRALRSKSRKESFRPPLACSGDYGIGNPATESPAKALRRILESPGIHQGPACFDALSAKLVERAGFGYCFTSGFSISAARLGLPDTGLISYGEMVDQGQQITRAVSIPVIGDADNGYGNAMNVKRTVRGYIKAGFAGLILEDQVSPKACGHTRHRKVVSREEAVMRIKAALDARKESGSDIVIVARTDSRQAISLGESLWRSRAFADAGADVLFVDALASKEEMKAFCEIAPSVPKMANMLEGGGKTPILNPLELEEIGYKLVAYPLSLIGVSIRAMQDSLAAIKGGRVPPPGSMPSFEEMKEILGFNTYYEEEKRYATPTTSQLPSREVGTEMYSTSQRTQEDTEQRSQVLEAPIVEVINPTYYGSESSRGPFSGLWSRTLRIKITGRDGLERLDLRIPAGLLDNITNIVPAIAGVNIKELLDDASAEVGGKLLLDFNDTMGDRIQVFLE comes from the exons aTGGTTTCTTCTTCAGTCATCGGTTGCGGAGAAAccaccttctctctcctccgctcaccatcgccgccgccgccgccgtcttctctctcttctcttcactCTTCCGCCTCCACAACCGCTCCGCCTCGCTCGCCTTGCCGCATTCAGCTCGGACGGTCGATCCAGCGCGCTCTCCGCTCTAAATCGCGGAAGGAATCGTTCCGCCCGCCGTTGGCGTGCTCCGGTGATTACGGGATCGGGAATCCGGCGACGGAGTCCCCGGCCAAGGCGCTTCGGCGCATCCTCGAGTCGCCGGGGATTCACCAGGGGCCGGCTTGTTTCGACGCCCTCAGCGCCAAGCTCGTGGAGAGAGCTGGGTTCGGTTACTGCTTCACGAGCG GGTTCTCAATATCTGCTGCTAGATTGGGGTTGCCTGATACTGGTTTAATCTCCTATGGAGAAATGGTAGATCAAGGGCAACAGATTACTCGCGCTGTCTCTATTCCTGTCATAGGGGATGCTGATAATGGATATGGAAATGCAATGAATGTGAAGAGGACTGTGAGAGGATATATCAAAGCTGGCTTTGCTGGACTCATTCTAGAAGATCAG GTATCTCCAAAAGCTTGCGGTCATACTCGTCATAGAAAAGTGGTGTCTAGAGAAGAAGCAGTGATGAGAATAAAAGCTGCTCTGGATGCGCGAAAGGAAAGTGGTTCTGACATTGTTATTGTTGCACGAACTGATTCTCGTCAAGCGATTTCTCTGGGTGAATCACTCTGGAGGTCTCGGGCTTTTGCTGATGCTGGAGCAGATGTTCTTTTCGTTGATGCTCTAGCTTCGAAAGAAGAGATGAAGGCTTTCTGTGAAATTGCTCCGTCTGTCCCAAAAATG GCTAATATGCTTGAAGGAGGTGGGAAAACACCAATACTCAATCCTCTTGAACTTGAGGAAATAGGATATAAACTTGTGGCTTATCCGCTTTCCTTAATCGGGGTTTCTATAAGAGCAATGCAG GATTCTCTGGCAGCTATCAAAGGAGGACGAGTACCACCTCCTGGAAGCATGCCATCTTTTGAGGAAATGAAGGAAATCTTAGGTTTTAACACCTACTATGAAGAAGAGAAGCGTTATGCTACGCCTACCACCAGTCAATTGCCTTCTCGCGAAG TGGGCACTGAGATGTACAGTACATCACAGAGGACTCAAGAAGATACAGAGCAAAGGAGTCAAGTACTGGAAGCTCCCATTGTTGAAGTGATAAATCCTACATATTATGGGTCAGAAAGCTCAAGAGGTCCTTTCTCGGGTCTCTGGTCTCGAACTTTGAGAATAAAAATAACGGGAAGAGATGGTCTAGAGAGACTTGACCTCAGGATTCCA GCCGGATTATTGGATAACATCACGAATATCGTCCCGG CCATCGCCGGTGTAAATATTAAAGAATTGTTGGATGACGCAAGTGCAGAAGTCGGAGGGAAACTCTTGTTAGATTTTAACGATACAATGGGCGACAGGATTCAAGTATTTCTGGAGTAA
- the LOC115745262 gene encoding clathrin interactor EPSIN 2, giving the protein MKKVFDQTVRDIKREVNKKVLKVPGIEQKVLDATSNEPWGPHGTLLADIAQASRNYHEYQMIMGVIWKRINDTGKNWRHVYKALTVLEYLVAHGSERVIDEIREHAYQISTLSDFQYIDSSGRDQGNNVRRKSQGLVMLVNDKERIVEVRQKAAANRDKFRSVSATGGMYRPSGAGDRYDDDRYEGRYGSRDEYGYGRERDWGSKDEDRYSRNGDSYSRDGDRYSRDYEERYGRDGYRDDDYRGRSRSIDDYQYGTSRSRSHDRERDRSVDDDGQYSSRGSAGRADDNSQDERRLDRKYSEQNIGAPPSYEEAVGDSRSPVHSERDVETPATSAPKPSSPPVTDNTSPPANAPVSSASPAKQEFETFDEFDPRGPLSAAPTTSKSAETDLLGSLSDSFSANPLAIMPVTSGSSAPEADAAANTNFGPTFAAAPPSASNVMNQSFEDPFGDSPFKATLSGDSAPIQPPTAAPVATMQPNVNQNAEIPQMGGSHAETTVDYEFGNSLSGLTYAPASAQNSQFYSEPDPSTDILADILPPSGPSAVAAPQAPFSAPGGHPAQLQAGMYENFGSQSGPVAPVASQVPPHMQTGPVPQFNYGNFPQHMGTSAPNGNVYPQAGAAPPPHMAPQNMLPVHATNGSFLPSGGTSTVTSHMPPQQASFGGGVQPNNDVLGNLLPQTGQNSLAASQQPLSSSTGALAIVPQPSKDKKFETKSTVWADTLSRGLVNLNISGPKTNPLADIGVDFDAINRREKRMEKQSAAPVTSTINMGKAMGSGTGMGRAGASALRPPPNPMAGSGMGMGMGMGMGMGMGGGQGSGMGMNQPMGGYGGMNQPMGMGMGMNNMGMGMNAGYNMGMGMNMGVGQGAPMQRPTGLPPGSSMPGGYNPMMGGNPYAQQPYGGGYR; this is encoded by the exons ATGAAGAAGGTCTTTGATCAAACTGTCAGGGACAT TAAGAGGGAGGTGAATAAGAAAGTGCTTAAAGTTCCTGGAATAGAACAGAAG GTTCTTGATGCCACGAGCAATGAACCATGGGGTCCCCATGGAACGCTTCTTGCAGATATTGCGCAGGCTTCCAGAAACTA TCATGAGTACCAGATGATAATGGGGGTAATATGGAAGCGGATCAACGATACTGGAAAGAATTGGCGGCACGTCTACAAG GCATTGACTGTTCTGGAGTACCTGGTTGCCCATGGATCTGAACGTGTCATAGATGAGATTAGAGAACATGCTTACCAAATATCG ACATTGTCCGATTTTCAATACATCGACTCTAGTGGAAGGGACCAGGGAAACAATGTGAGGAGGAAGTCTCAGGGTCTTGTGATGCTGGTGAATGACAAGGAACGGATTGTCGAAGTTAGACAGAAGGCTGCTGCCAACAGGGACAA GTTCCGAAGCGTGTCAGCAACTGGTGGAATGTATAGGCCATCAGGTGCAGGTGATAGATATGATGATGATCGCTATGAAGGCCGATATGGGAGTAGGGATGAATATGGctacgggagagagagagactggggCTCCAAGGATGAGGATCGGTACAGTAGAAATGGGGATTCCTATAGTCGTGATGGAGACCGTTACAGCCGAGACTATGAAGAACGTTATGGAAGAGACGGTTACAGGGATGATGATTACCGAGGAAGAAGTCGAAGCATCGACGATTATCAATATGGCACATCGAGAAGTAGAAGTcatgatagagagagagaccgtTCTGTGGATGATGATGGTCAGTACTCATCCCG AGGCAGTGCTGGCAGAGCTGATGATAATTCTCAAGATGAGAG GCGGCTTGATCGAAAATATTCTGAGCAAAACATTGGTGCGCCTCCTAGTTATGAAGAAGCTGTCGGTGACTCTCGAAGCCCTGTTCACAGTGAAAG GGATGTAGAGACTCCAGCAACATCTGCTCCTAAACCTTCTTCACCCCCTGTCACTGATAATACTAGCCCACCAGCTAATGCTCCTGTTTCTTCTGCATCTCCTGCAAAGCAGGAATTCGAGACTTTTGATGAGTTTGATCCACGCGGTCCACTTTCAG CTGCCCCTACTACATCAAAGAGTGCAGAAACAGACTTGCTTGGCTCTTTGTCAGATTCATTTTCTGCGAACCCATTAGCCATCATGCCAGTGACATCTGGATCCTCTGCTCCTGAAGCTGATGCTGCGGCTAACACTAACTTTGGACCCACATTTGCTGCAGCTCCCCCATCAGCATCTAATGTCATGAACCAG TCATTTGAAGATCCATTTGGTGATTCACCTTTTAAAGCTACCCTATCTGGAGACAGCGCCCCTATCCAACCACCAACTGCCGCACCTGTAGCCACTATGCAGCCAAATGTGAACCAAAATGCGGAAATCCCTCAAATGGGTGGCTCACATGCAGAAACGACAGTCGACTACGAATTTGGGAATTCATTGTCTGGCTTAACATATGCTCCAGCTAGCGCACAGAATTCACAGTTTTACTCTGAGCCTGACCCAAGCACTGATATTTTGGCGGACATTCTTCCTCCCTCTGGACCTTCAGCCGTCGCTGCACCACAGGCACCATTTTCTGCTCCAGGTGGTCATCCTGCACAGTTGCAAGCTGGTATGTACGAGAACTTTGGTTCACAGAGTGGTCCCGTGGCGCCAGTAGCTTCACAAGTCCCTCCGCATATGCAAACTGGACCGGTGCCGCAATTTAACTATGGGAACTTCCCACAGCACATGGGAACTTCAGCTCCTAACGGGAATGTCTACCCACAGGCTGGAGCTGCACCACCTCCACACATGGCTCCACAGAATATGCTGCCTGTGCACGCTACCAATGGAAGCTTTTTACCATCAGGAGGTACATCTACTGTAACTTCTCATATGCCGCCACAGCAAGCATCATTTGGAGGAGGTGTACAACCGAACAATGATGTTCTTGGCAACTTACTGCCACAAACGGGGCAAAATTCTCTGGCGGCTTCACAGCAACCTCTTTCATCCTCAACTGGTGCACTTGCTATTGTACCTCAACCTTCTAAGGACAAGAAGTTCGAGACTAAGTCGACTGTATGGGCTGATACACTGAGCCGAGGGCTAGTCAACTTGAATATATCTGGAC CAAAGACCAATCCACTAGCAGACATAGGAGTTGATTTCGATGCAATAAATCGAAGGGAGAAGAGGATGGAAAAACAGTCTGCTGCTCCTGTAACGTCCACGATTAACATGGGCAAAGCTATGGGATCAGGTACGGGAATGGGCCGCGCTGGTGCTAGTGCTCTTAGGCCTCCACCTAACCCCATGGCTGGTTCCGGCATGGGCATGGGCATGGGCATGGGCATGGGAATGGGAATGGGTGGTGGTCAAGGGTCTGGCATGGGCATGAATCAGCCTATGGGCGGTTATGGAGGTATGAATCAACCTATGGGCATGGGAATGGGGATGAATAATATGGGGATGGGTATGAATGCGGGGTATAACATGGGCATGGGGATGAACATGGGAGTTGGGCAAGGAGCTCCGATGCAACGGCCAACTGGCTTACCTCCTGGATCATCGATGCCGGGTGGTTATAACCCCATGATGGGTGGAAATCCGTATGCTCAACAGCCATATGGCGGTGGATATCGGTGA